The sequence below is a genomic window from Syngnathus scovelli strain Florida unplaced genomic scaffold, RoL_Ssco_1.2 HiC_scaffold_65, whole genome shotgun sequence.
ctgccatttcgagagcccaattgacactcatagtttaaagaaatgtgtttgcccatcctactttgtggaatttcaccacatgcgcttttgaccaaaataccaaattgaactcaagtgaagccaacacgcacaaccccccacacacacacaaatgttgatatgaacataaaagagccgcatgcggttcgggagttgcggcttggccaaacctgtactatacaactttatttgtataaaattttcacaacagctgtcacacaaacaaagcgggaaaaaccgaagacgtgcgtgttccgcccacgctggatttatttgcacctttgaaaagacaccgtattgccgcagatgtggcaaagagtacttttgggcatctgagacggaaggatgtccaaagcatcacgtcacctgctctggtaggcatggtggtgggacgttgaggtcaaccgctttggggttggctgaatctttgatcgcaggatgccacacacttgaagacagaagcagaaaagcagagctaaatgcaaaatgtactcaccggtgactccaatttttttcccccctgaagaaacagctggacgggtggccccggctggccagtgggactcttgttattctgaccctttttagtgcgcgtttggggcaacaaccgttttttgtggcgctctcttctggttcaaaagtgccctgcatgtgaatttgcttttcctgccttctgattggatgagcgccggtgtgacgcggtgcctctgtcaccgtggcggggggtatacgttggcatcggagcgtctgccaacgtctgagaccggctggcagtgtatcggaggtgtcgagtgcggtgccgctggagctcactcaccagctggtgttagggccacagaatgaaggccaaggagaagaatagaaagagaaacagaaacttctcctccaattgtttgatttgtctcttctgagcttcgatgaattctttcagctctttgttcctctaggacggacaaatggaaagtggcattcaaaagccagtaagcgtgcaagtaagtgccgggctggctttgggcccttacctgttgcgcgctgtgcagcagatccattctctcttggaggatgcaagcgtcgcgctccctcaactcgcacatcagggctcgcttccattggtccacggcgctcctaagctcttctctctgatccgccgtcagcacgtcattcacgccagcgtggctggctttttcgccgtccgtggcggggcagtcccgctgcggtagcgcctcgtacaacatggcctccagctccaggatcctctgggccgcaatcctcgtccatcagtggtccggcgggagatttgagggcggcttaccttatgagcctggtccatggaacacttcctgaagtccaactcttcatccaggtagcccttctgcttgcagaacatatcctagcacagctcaaggtcagaattgttggggcacattgccggagttccccttggctgatgtcgcgtgtctgtctaccttctcactttcaatgtccaacatcttctgttgaagtgctgacttggtcactttgatgtattctaaccactgaggaaaggctgctgtcacataagcagaatgcgagagcgtgcgtggacgtgcgcgttaccttctcggctagggtgagaaggggggggttggtccagtaatgccagacggatgagtgactgaagaatgtagctattttgtctgagaaaaaggtgtgctcattgatgagcttacctgtccttgttgcttcagcgctgactccagatctgctactctgctttgatagtgacccatttctaacatcagcttttctctggtctgaaaggaggaggagggaggctcctcctcctcctttcagaccagagaacacccgaggctgggtgagaacggggaggctgcgacccggccgggggttgcgggaaggggcgccaccttgatctccttctcggcgtcgtagtccccttcgctggtctgggctagcagagcgtaggctcgttgcagcgcttgatattcttgcgtcagctggcggtagcgaagctccgcctcttcatgcacacaccaatgcaacacagcactagtaccagaatcagtcagaccggcgacaaagcacccgcgacgcaaagacgagtccgattccaggctgaagaggaatgtttggtgccaatacgctggcagaaatggcgggctacctcttcgggttccgtgtcgggggttctgtcggtgtgaaaagacaaggacgatccgtccgagtccaccaacacgtcttcgtcgtagccgtaaaatgtttcgatgacctgcgggcgcggaagcaaacatctctctgaacaaactgaagcgacacctcacgatgaatcgacgagaggaacgatagcgagaaaaaggccatttcatcttgcgcaacaccaagcagccgcaaacaaacagactcaccttgcaggacctcacgctttgttcctcctcagagattctcgacgtcggtatcgtagcagcaaatctctctcctgtcgacacaaataatccgcctttgagattctttggatgcaaagggaacgaacggctccggcgcagaaacaaacgcgactcacaatgacatttctgacatgagctcctgtctccagagcctgaaaaacacgtcaccggcgatgattggagggacgctcgtcttttccaaaagtgacaactacagggtgtgtcagggttttccagattatctttatcgtatcattgtgttgctttgactttgactgcgacctgtaataaataatattatttatcccttatttatccctatcgcttatcccttcctacacaaagtcgtaaaacaccccttgctatgttttgactagaggtcaagggcttcctctattcaatccactcttacacccaccctgtttctcttaattaaaatgctcgtgcaggagccgagagtcagacttcattcgtacaacggatggactctccacctgcaggtgtccaaaagaacttacttgtctcccgtgtggttcttgcaaaataagttggagcgagcgcaactctaacagggtgcattttgccactagctgcctacggacaatgacgtcgcgctcgcggctcatggttgacgggctgagcagccgggcaagtccgtcgttttcagcgcacagcgagtggcaaaggcgctgacaaaacgggagctttgagctgctgaaaacggcaaaacaagtctaaagcgtgttcaaacgcgtgcgcacaatgctcctgcttgaaaggtcggaatttaaggggccaattttttggatggcggccgccggccaagctttggacggaaaaggtttcctggcgacagcgagcgagcgcggcgctgccgtacgtgcaccgagtcgcctgcctgaagaccttggacaagtcgtcgatgatgtgccgctgctccacaacttgaaggaactccatttcaccgtcctgctggccgcaaccgcggtccaggtcattgagcgaactaggccttctctgtggaacacaaatgcagtggactctgttggcacgccgccgttgtccgcgtcgacttaccaagcttgccatctcctcgttctcctgggtgacaaagcgcactttgttttcaaggcgacacagcaccagcgagagttcttcattcttcctgctcaggcgtttgtttttgtacaggagtggcagaaactggctttctgtttctctcagtcgctttagctgcaagcatgaagtgcgggatgtgaaagacgcacaacacgcgggccagaacgtatccattccttttgcatcggtttgaacggaatcgtggctttggctcccaataaaagacatctaccaggcaaccgactcgccgcgccgctcaactaataagcaagcgcaatgggtgcctcgctggatggcgcgcatcaaacgtagcgcaaaccttcaagcgtgccgtcaataaattaccagttcattgcgctcttcagaaagcagggcgtttcgatcctccagtttcctgatgactgcgctgagctcagcgattttcagatgaaaccgtcgcgtgtcccgatcctcctgagactgaaaacgccccgcaacacacacacacaag
It includes:
- the LOC137840051 gene encoding janus kinase and microtubule-interacting protein 3-like, translating into MDQAHKRILELEAMLYEALPQRDCPATDGEKASHAGVNDVLTADQREELRSAVDQWKRALMCELRERDACILQERMDLLHSAQQRNKELKEFIEAQKRQIKQLEEKFLFLFLFFSLAFILWP